A DNA window from Pseudodesulfovibrio thermohalotolerans contains the following coding sequences:
- a CDS encoding response regulator, whose amino-acid sequence MRILIVEDEFTSRKLLTALLSDFGECDTASDGVECVDAFRRALEDGRPYDLVCMDIMMPNKDGHQALKDIRAMEQQAGVSAADEAKVIMITALNDPKTVVRAYYKGGAAAYLPKPIEVESLYAILRNLAFID is encoded by the coding sequence ATGCGAATTCTCATTGTGGAAGATGAATTTACCAGTCGCAAGCTGTTGACCGCTCTTCTGTCCGATTTCGGCGAGTGCGATACTGCCTCCGACGGCGTTGAATGCGTGGATGCATTCCGTCGGGCTCTTGAGGACGGGCGACCCTATGACCTGGTCTGCATGGATATTATGATGCCTAACAAGGACGGTCATCAGGCTCTCAAGGATATCCGCGCCATGGAGCAGCAGGCGGGCGTTTCCGCCGCCGATGAGGCCAAGGTCATCATGATTACCGCCCTGAACGATCCGAAGACCGTGGTCCGCGCCTATTACAAGGGCGGCGCGGCGGCATACCTGCCCAAGCCCATCGAGGTGGAGAGCCTTTACGCCATTCTGCGCAATCTGGCGTTCATCGATTGA
- a CDS encoding class I SAM-dependent methyltransferase: MADTVFDLDQPIGALIDVAVREFGEVGFETVTIGDMNLEVLQVLHMQKYLDKLVDKSRSGKTIKLPLWAKVWPSCLVLGYTLTRFPFAPGSSILEVGAGCAVDGMVMAKLGHKVTVTDVEPFALLVSRINILKNGLDGKVDIRQVDFTQDVLGRRFDYIIGCEVLYEEAVYEPLADFLDAHLSTSPKAEVLMAMDKKRQGRKFFDKADGMFAMMKSGASYKDNETGEENIVNLFRMKRKGA, encoded by the coding sequence ATGGCGGATACCGTTTTCGACCTGGATCAGCCTATTGGTGCGCTCATCGACGTCGCGGTTCGCGAGTTCGGCGAAGTTGGCTTTGAAACCGTGACCATAGGTGACATGAATCTGGAGGTTCTCCAGGTTCTGCACATGCAGAAATATCTCGACAAACTGGTGGACAAGAGCAGGTCGGGCAAGACGATCAAGCTGCCCCTGTGGGCCAAGGTCTGGCCGTCCTGTCTGGTGCTTGGCTACACCCTGACCCGGTTCCCGTTCGCTCCCGGCAGCTCAATCCTTGAGGTGGGCGCGGGTTGTGCCGTCGACGGCATGGTCATGGCCAAGCTCGGCCACAAGGTGACCGTCACCGATGTGGAGCCTTTCGCGTTGCTCGTCAGCCGGATCAACATCCTCAAGAACGGCCTGGACGGCAAGGTGGACATTCGGCAAGTCGATTTCACCCAGGATGTGCTGGGACGCCGTTTCGATTATATCATCGGCTGCGAAGTCCTTTACGAGGAGGCCGTTTACGAGCCGCTGGCCGACTTTCTGGACGCGCATCTGTCCACGTCCCCGAAGGCCGAGGTGCTCATGGCCATGGATAAGAAGCGGCAGGGCCGGAAGTTCTTCGACAAGGCGGACGGCATGTTCGCCATGATGAAGTCCGGCGCAAGTTATAAGGATAATGAGACCGGCGAAGAGAACATCGTCAACCTGTTCCGGATGAAAAGGAAGGGGGCATGA
- a CDS encoding TIM44-like domain-containing protein — protein sequence MHNVIHAIAPGPVARLARCLTASALVLLTATPALAQDATSGRTGSVLNILLLALIAYFLVRAFRRRSGGGDNTRPGQWSRPDDSARPDDGSASGKDGQSGGEQSKPAAMDRHEAARRTWDMLSSQGQDKPASTTPTGAPVRADGFDEAEFLEGAKLLFSRFQQARDKEDFDAIRDFLSDEVYSDAVAAGERPRTDVMLVSARLLEVKTEGDLTTASVHYDAQLRVGEEGRPVQHRTVWEFDSNESVRGGLWILEKINSIVQ from the coding sequence ATGCACAACGTCATTCATGCTATCGCGCCGGGCCCGGTTGCCCGTCTGGCTCGTTGCCTGACCGCGTCCGCCCTGGTCCTGCTTACGGCCACCCCGGCCCTGGCCCAGGACGCGACCTCCGGCCGCACCGGCAGTGTCCTGAATATCCTTCTGCTGGCGCTTATCGCCTATTTCCTGGTCCGCGCCTTCAGGCGGCGGTCGGGTGGCGGAGACAATACTCGTCCCGGCCAATGGAGCCGACCCGATGATTCCGCTCGTCCCGACGACGGCTCCGCTTCCGGCAAAGACGGCCAGTCCGGCGGGGAACAGTCCAAGCCCGCCGCCATGGACCGCCACGAGGCCGCCCGCCGTACCTGGGATATGCTCAGCTCCCAGGGGCAGGACAAGCCCGCGTCCACCACGCCCACCGGTGCGCCGGTCCGGGCGGACGGGTTCGACGAAGCCGAGTTCCTGGAGGGAGCCAAGCTTCTTTTTTCGCGTTTCCAGCAGGCCAGGGACAAGGAGGATTTCGACGCCATTCGGGATTTCCTGTCCGACGAGGTCTATAGTGACGCCGTGGCCGCGGGGGAACGTCCCCGGACCGACGTTATGCTGGTCTCCGCCCGACTCCTGGAGGTGAAGACCGAAGGTGACCTGACCACCGCCTCCGTCCATTACGACGCTCAGTTGCGTGTGGGCGAGGAGGGCCGTCCGGTTCAGCATCGGACCGTATGGGAGTTCGACAGCAACGAATCCGTGCGCGGCGGTCTGTGGATTCTGGAAAAAATCAATTCGATCGTTCAATAA